The Granulicella sp. 5B5 nucleotide sequence CGTAGACGATGCCGAAGCGCTTGTCGTAGCCGTCGGCCCACTCGTAGTTGTCGAGGAGGGACCAGCAGAAGTAGCCCTTGACAGGCACGCCTTCGGCGACGGCGCGATGAAGCTGTGTGAGGTAGTTGCGCAGATACATGACGCGGTCGGTGTCGTAGATGTGTCCGTCTTCGGCGATCTTGTCGGCGGAGGAGCAGCCGTTTTCGGTGATGTAGATCTCCTTGATGCCCCAGAGCTCGTGGGAGAGCTTTGGACCCCAGTAAAGGGCTTCTGGGCCGACGGTGAGCCAGGGGCTGTACATGTGCGGGTAGGAAGACGGGTTGGGGACGGAGACGAAGCCGGCGTCGTTGTCGGCGGCGCGGACATAGTGTGCGGTGTAGCAGTTGATGCCGACGAAGTCGAGCGGGGACTTGATGATGTCGAGCTCTTCCTGCGTGAAGTGCGGAGCATCAGGGCCGAGCGTCTTGAGGTAGTGGTCGGTGTAGCGGCCCTCCTGGATGACGGTCTGGTACATGGCGTTGAGCTCGCGCATGCCTTTGCGGGCGGCCTCGATGTGCTCGGGGATTTCGATGCAGGGGGTGGCGGCCTCGAGGTTGTCGGCAAGCCCGACCTTGACGGGGCCCTTGGCGTGGGCGCGGATGGCGCCGACGCTGAGACCGTGCGCGTAGACGACGTTGTGGTTGAGCTGCGCCATGCGCTTGCGGCCGATCTGCAGGCCGGGGGCGTGGCGGCCATCACGATAACCGATCATGGCGAAGGAGCGCATCTCGTTCATGGTCATGAAATTCTTGACGCGATCGGAGAGGAAGCCCGCGGTGTAGCCGGAGTAGTCGGCGAAGGCGTGCGCGACTTCGCGGGATTCCCAGCCGCCCTTGTCCTGAAGGACCTGCGGGAGGTCCCAATGGAAGAGGGTGCAGTAGGGCTGGATGCCGGCGGCTAGGAGTGTATCGACGAGTTTGTTGTAGAAGTCGACGCCCTGCTGGTTAGGCTTGCCGGTGCCGTTGGGGAAGATGCGCGGCCAGGCGACGGAGAAGCGGAAGGTCTGGAGACCCATGCGCTTCATCATGGCGATGTCCTGCGGGTAGCGGTGGTAGAAGTCGTCGGCGACGTCGCCGGTATCGCCGTTGGCGGTTTTACCGGGGGTGTGGGAGAAGGTATCCCATATGGAGACACCACGACCGCCTTCGTGGACGGCGCCTTCAACCTGATACGAGGCGGTGGCGGAGCCCCAGAGGAAGCCGGTGGGGAATTTTGTGGCGGAGTGCGCGACGGATTCAGGTTCGGCACGGAGCACGGAGGGGACGAGGCTGGAAAGCGAACCTGCGCCGAGGGTGAGGCCGGTGGTTTGGAGGAATTTGCGACGATCCACTTCATGCTCCTTAGACAAACGATTTACTTCACTAAACCGATTGAGTACTTGTCGATGTAGAACTTCTACAAGCCGGGACTGCGGGCTGTCAAGGCGAGGCGTGAAAGGCCTTTACATAGGCCCGCAGGAGTTGGAGCAATTGCTGAAGGTGCAGCGATATGACATGATCGAAACCAAACGCAGAGTGATGCCACGATGAGGCACCGCCGACAGGTGATACGAGCAACATTGCCCAGAAAATCAACCCCGCAACCACATGACGCGCTGAAGAGCGACGGCTCCAAGCCGCCGGGCCTGAAGGAGATTGCACGGTATCTGGGGCTCTCTCCGGCGTCGGTGTCGATGGTGATCAACGACGTGCCGTTGGCCAAGGCAATGACCGCGGAGACGCGAGCGCGAATTCTTGAGGCGGTGAAGAAGTTCAACTACCGGCCTAACCTGCTGGCACGGTCACTGAGCAAGCGAGAGACGCGGACGATCGGGGTGATTGTGCCGGAGTCGAGCGATGGGTACTACACGCGCGTGATGCGAGGGTTGGAAGAGGCGCTGCTGGACGCCGGGTATCTCTACTTTACGGTGAGCCATCTTTCCCGCGAGGACCTACTGCGGGAGTATCCGCTGCTGCTGCGGCAGCGCGCTGTGGATGGACTGATTTATATGAACACGAAGGTGGCGGAGCCACCTGGAATCCCCGCGGTGACGATCTCCTACGCAACGAAGGAGCCGGGGGTGACGAGCGTGGTGGTGGACCAGCGGCTGGGTGCGAGGCTCTCGCTGGAACACCTGGCGAAGCTGGGGCACAAGCGCGTACTGATGATGAAAGGACAACCATCGTGCCTGGAGTCTGGTGAACGCTGGCGGCTGATGCTGAAGGCGGCCCAGGAGTGTGGCATCGAAGTGCGGCCGGAGTTGAGCCTGGAGATGAACCACGACCAGCTAACTCCTGAGCTGGCGTATACGAAGGTGGCGGAGCTGATGCGCTCGCGGATACGGTTCACTGCAGTGTGCGCGTTCAATGACACGTCGGCGATTGGTGCGATGAGGGCGCTGGCCGATGCAGGGCTGCACTGCCCGGACGATGTGTCCGTTGTGGGGTTCGATGATATTGGCGTCGCTGGATTTTATACGCCACGACTGACTACAGTGCGGCAGCCCCTGGAGGCGATGGGTGCGCGCGCGGTGACTGAGCTGATCGCACGAATTCGCGAACCAGAGGCGAAGCATCCGGCGAAGGTTGTGATGGCGCCGGAGTTGATGGTGAGAGAGTCCACTGCGCCGGTGAAGCGTAGTGCTAAGGATTAGCGCAGCGGGCTGGATGCGGTGAAGCCGGAGCAGCAGGGTTTCATGACGGGCTGGAACTCCATGAGCTCGACGCGGGTGCCGTCAGGGTCGTAGAGGTTGGCCTGCCATTTGCCGTCGCGGCCCATCTGGGGGCCATCGTGACGCGGGGGCAGACGGTCCTGCTGGTAGAGCTTCGTGACTGTGGCCTCCATGTTGAAGACGCCGAGGGAGAAGTGATTGAGGACGCCGAGGTTTCGAGCATCGACGTGGTTGGCCGGTGTGTCTGAACCGTCGCCGATCATCATGTATTCGATCCAGTCGGTGCCGTTGGGAACCTGCTGCGAGATCCAGTCGGTGTGGTTCGGCTGCATGGCACCGTACCAGTAGGGGCGGAAGCCAAGGAGATCGCGGTAGAAGTGGTCTTCGTCCGCACGGTTTTTGACCATGTAGCCGACGTGGATGATGTGATGGCTGATGGACTTTGTGTTGTCGATGACGACAGCGGCGTGGCCGGGCTGGACGAACTGGACTTCATTGCCTTCGGGGTCGAGAGTGATGAACCAATGGCTGCCGTCTGTGGCGGACTTGAGGGGCGAGGCGTTGGTGACGCCGTGGGCGATGAGGTAAGCGCGCAGTGCGCTCGCGTTGACGGTATTGAAGGCAACGCAGGAGATACGACTCAGGCCGACGTGATCGGCCGGAAGCGGAAGGACCTCAACGAACTGGGTGGGGCTGAAGTAGAAGCGCGTGCCGGCTGGGTCCTGGAGGTCGGGGCCTTTGGTGGCGCCGAGGATGCGGCCGTAGAAGTCGGATGAGGCGGCCATGTCGTGCGCGAGAACGCACATGTGCGAGATGCCGGTGATGGCGGGGCGCTGCTGCTGCGCGTAGACTGTGCCGAAAAGGATTGTGGCAAGAGCGGCGACGAGGAGACTTGGGATACGGCGCATGGGCGGGCAGGCCTTTCGCGGGCTGTTCATTCGGGACAACTATACAACGTGATGAAATGAGTGGTCTAGTATTGAAGCGATTCAAACGGTAATAGACAAACGATAGTGGCGATCTGCTAGTCTTTGTGGCGTTCGACTGCAAGGGAGATTTACCAGGGAGGCTTGCGATGGAGATGTTGACGCGGCGTGGGTTTGTGAAGGGCGCGGGGCTGGGACTACTGGGCTGCACGGTTGCAAGGCAGCGGGCGTTTGCGTCGCCGTGGGGCAGGCCGGTGGGGCTGCAGTTGTACTCTGTGCGAGCGCAGCTGGCGAAGGACTATGCGGGAACACTGAAGCAGGTGGGCGCAATTGGATATCGCGAGGTGGAGGCGGCAGGATTTTATGGACATACGCCTGCGCAGGTGAAGCAGGCGATGGCGGATGCGCAGCTCAAGTGCGTGGGCGGGCACTACTCGTACAAAGACCTGGCGCCGAATGTGGACAAGATCATTGCGTATCACCAGGAGCTGGGATGCCACTACGTGATTTGCTCGTTTCCGTCGTTTCGTGATGTAGCGCGGGTGCAGGGACTGAGCTTTGCGCAGCAGGTGCGCGCGTTTACGGTGGATGACCTGCGCTGGACGATGGAGCAGCTTAACAAGTTTGGCGAAAAGACGAAGGCCGCAGGATTGCAACTGGGATATCACAACCACACGATGGAGTTCGCTCCGCAGCATGGAGTGGTGCCGTTCGATGCGATGATCGCGGCCGCAGACCCGAAGCTGGTGACGTTCGAGCTGGACTGTGGCTGGGTGAAGGTAGGCGGCGGCAGCGCGGTGGACTATCTGAAGCGATATCCGACGCGAATTACGCTGCTGCACATCAAGGACTTCAAGCCTACGGACAGACCCGCGGATGTTACGAACCCTCCGCCGCCGGCTGAACTGGGACGTGGGACGGAGAACTATGCGCCGATCTTTGCAGCGGCGAAGGCGGCGAACATCAAACACTACTTCGTGGAGCAGGAAGGCTTCGACATACCGCCGATGGAGGCACTGCGGATCGACTATGAGTATGTGAATGCGTTGAAGGCGTAACGATGCCGCAAGCTACGATGACGCGAGCGATGCAGACACGGCTGGGCGCCATGCTGTTCCTGGAGTACTTCATCTGGGGCGCGTGGTACGTGACGGTGGGGACTTGGCTGACGCTGACGCGGCACTTCAGCGGCGAGCAGGTGGCGCTTGTGGCTGGCACCACGGCGGTGGGCGCGATGATTGCGCCGTTCTTTGTGGGACTGGTTGCCGACGAGATGTTTGCAACGGAGAAGGTGCTGGCGGCGTTGCACCTGGTGGGTGCAGTGTTGCTGCTTGGAGCTTCCCTGCTGACAAGCTTTGGGGCGATCTATGCACTGCTGTTGCTGTATTGCCTGTGCTTTATGCCGACGCTGGCGCTGACGAACTCGCTGGCGTTTCGACAGATGCGCGACCCGGCGGTGGAGTTTGGGCCGATCCGCGTACTAGGCACAGCCGGTTGGATTGTGGCTGGATTGCTGGTTGGGTATATGCGACTGGAGAGCACACAGCGCCCGCTGCAGATTGCGTGCGTGGTATCGCTGGTGATGGCGGCTTACTGCCTGACACTGCCGCCTACGCCTCCGTTGGCGGTGACGGTGCGGGCGGAGAAGAAGCTGTTTCCGCGAGAGGCGTTTGCGGTGTTTCGCAAGCGGTCGACGATTGTGTTTGTGCTGGCGTCGTTTCTGATCTGCATTCCGCTGCAGTTTTACTATGCGTTTGCGAACCTGTTTCTGAACGAAGCCGGGGTGAAGAACGCGGTAGGCAAGATGACCGGCGGGCAGATGTCCGAGCTGGTTTGCATGCTGCTGATCCCGTGGTTCTTTCGCAGGCTGGGAGTGAAGTACATGCTGGGGTTGGGGATGCTGGCCTGGGTGGTGCGGTACGTTGCGTTCGCGTATGGCAACAGCGGTGCGTTGATGTGGATGTTCTGGCTGGGGATTGTGCTGCATGGCATCTGCTATGACTTCTTCTTTGTGACAGGGCAGATTTATATCGATCGCGAGAGTCCGCCGACGCTGCGCGCGGCGACGCAAAGCTTGATCACGTTCATCACGTATGGCGTGGGAATGTTTGTGGGGTCGTGGGTGTCGGGTGCTGTGGTGGAACATTACTCGGTGCAGCTGGCGGGTGGTGCGGTGGACCATGCTTGGCGGCCGATCTGGATGTTCGCAGCTGTGGCGGCGGGAGCGACGCTGGTGATGATGCTGGCGACGTTCAAAGATGAGCCGAGGGTGGAGTCGAGTGAGGTTGCTGCTGCGCTGCCCTCTGGTGCAGAGGCGCTTTGAGGTAGAGTCGCGGGAGCTAGAGCCGCGGGAGTCAGAGCCGCGAGAGTCAGAGCCACCAGGCTTTGACGGGTGGCTCGGTGAGCAGGACGCGGGAGAGCATCGCGACAGCGGAGGTGAGGCCTTCGCGGCGTGAGGCTAGAGCGTCCTCGTGCTCGATGGAGAGGACGCCATCGTAACCGGCGATGCGGAGAGCGGAGACGATCTGTTTCCACTCGAGCTCGCTGTGGCCCCAGCCTACGGACCGAAAGCTCCAGGAGCGGTTGGCGAGGTCTGCGTAGCTCTTGGTGTCGAGGACGCCGTTGCGGTTGAGCATGGGTGGGTTGAGTGCGACGTCCTTTGCGTGGACGTGGTGGATGGCTGGGCCGAGGTCGCGGATGGCGGTGGGGATGTCGACACCTTGCCACCAGAGATGGCTGGGGTCGAGGTTGATGCCTAGCGATGGGCCGGTTTCCGCGCGGAGGCGGAGCAGGGTTTCGGGGTTGTAGACCATGAAGCCAGGGTGGGCTTCGAGGGCGATGCGGACGTTGTGCGCGGCAGCAAAGGCTGCGGTCTCGCGCCAGTAGGGGATGAGCCGCTCGGACCATTGCCAGTCGAGGGCGGTAACATACTCGGGTGGCCAGGCGGTGACGATCCAGTTGGGTGTGGCATCGTGTGAGGAAGCTCCGGGGCAGCCGCTGAAGGTGACGACTGTAGGGACTTCGAGCTGCTCGGCGAGGCGTACCGTTTTGCGGAATGTTTCGTCGTCGCGCTGGGCGGTTTCGGCGACGGGGTGGATGGGGTTGCCGTGGCAGGAGAGCGCGCTGATGGCGAGGCCGGCATCGGTGAGGCGGGCGCGATGGTCGCGGGCGGCGGCGGGGTTGTCGAGGAGTGAATCGACCGCGAGATGACTGGCTCCGGGCCAACCGCCGGTGCCTAGCTCGAGTGCCGTGATGGCGGGGTAGGCGCGGAGCTCGGCGAGCATCTGGTCGAGGGTGAGGTCGTGGAAGACGGGAGTGAAGAGGCCGAGATTCATGGGCGGATGCTTCTCCTTGCCACGTTAGTATGCGGCATGCGAGGCAAGCGTGGTGCGGCGTTGTTAGGATGATGGGGCTCGAAGCGAGCGGAGGATGAACGATGGACAGGCGCGATGTGTTGAAGGGTGCGGCGGGATTGGCGATGGCATTCGGAGCGATGGACGCGGGTGCGCAGGAGAGCGTTGGGCCGGAGACAGTGTATGAGCTGCGGATCTATCACCTGAACGAGGGCAAGCAGGAGCTGATCCTGGATCGGTTCAAGACGAAGGAGCGGAGCATTTTTGTGCGCTGCGGGATGCACCCGGTGGCGTACTGGGTGCCGACGGATGAGCCGCTGGCGGGGCGGACGCTGGTGTACATGCTGCGGCACAAGAGCCGTGAGGCGGCGACGGAGAGCTGGAAGAAGTTCTCCGCCGATCCGGAGTGGGTGGCGGTGAAGAAGGAGACGGAGAAAGACGGGCCGTTTGTGAAGCTGCACGAGTCGACGTTCCTGAAGCTGACCGATTTCTCGCCGAAGCTGTAGGGGGGCCCCTCCCCCGGTTTTGGGGCTATGATCCGCAGCCGATTGGAGTTAGCGGCGGAACCCTGTTTTCGGTTGAGAAGCGACTGCTGCCGGTTCTGGGCCGGAGGGAAGAGCCAGGCCTGAGGCCGCGCTGTCTTCCGGCTCTCGCTCTTTATTGTATCGGGAGTGTCAAGAGGCAGTTCGGGTAGTCAGGAAGATTTGGTGCGGGGAGGCGGGGTGCCGATGGCCAGGGCGGACTCGTCTTCGAGCTCTTCGCCGACGTCGATGGCGTCGGTGCCGGGGTCGGGGCGGGTGGTGCCGGTGGCGAAGGTGAAGAAGGCGCTGGCGGCGCGGGCGAGCGGGACGCTGTGCAGCGAGATGATGCCGAGGTCGCGGGGGATGTTGACGCCTTCGACTTCGATGGCCTGGACGAGGCCTGCCTTGATCTCCTCAAGGAAGTTGATGCGGGGCATGAAGCTGATGCCGAGACCGGCGACGATGAGGCGCTTGAGGAGCTCGGAGGAGTCGAGCTCCATGGTGATGCGCCGGGCGGTCTTGTTCTGGACGAAGAGGTGGTCGATGAGCTCGCGGCGGCGGCCCTCTTTGGGAACAAGGAAGCCGTACTTGGCGGCGTCCGACAAGGTGACGGTTTTGAGCTGGGTGAGCGCGTGGCCGGCGGGGACGACGAGGACGAGCTTGTCTTCGTGGATGACTTCGATGTGGAGGCGGGGGTCGCGGATGGGGAGCGAGACGATGCCAAACTCGACCTCGCGGTCGAGGACGAGGGCGATGGTCTTGGAGCGCTCGGCGCGGATGATGTTGAGGGAGACGCGCGGGTACTGCTTTTTGAACTTGGTGATGAGCAGCGGGAGGACGTAGAGCGCGGTGGAGTCGTTGGCGGAGATGGTGAGCGTGCCGCGGGGCATACGCTCCATATCCTCCAGCGTGAGGCGGATGTGCTTGAGCTGGATGAGGGACTGCTCGGCGAAGGGCTGGAAGACGCGGCCTGCGGCGGTGAGGGTGACTTTGCCGCCGCCGCGGTCGAGGAGGCGGTGGCCGAGGTAGGTTTCGAGGGCGCGGATCTGGGCGGAGATGGAGGGCTGGGTGACGTGGAGCCGCTCGGCGGCGCGCGAGAAGCTCTTTTGGCGAGCGACCTCAAGAAACGTGTTGAGCCAGTCGAAGTCCATTGCTACCTTTTGCGCGGGGGCTGTGAGAGCTGCGGCGCATGAATCGTAATAAGACGTTCTGCCTGTTTTGTTCGCCTGCATGGTTCAAAATGATGATTCTCAGCTGATTTTGTGGGCGAAGCGCAGCTGGACGGCGGATGCTCCGGCGGCACGTGACGACTGAGGCCCGGAGGAGACGGCCGAGGAGGCTGCTGGAGATCAGGGTAGATGAAAAGAGAAAGCATGGGTTGAGAGTGGCCGTCTGCGTATTGACGGAATAGAGAGATTCTATAACGAGCGTGCGGAGATGCAGGGTATCTATGGAGGGGATAGGGATTGCGCGGGCTTCTTGCTTTGGGCGGAGAGGGTTTCCATAATCGCGAGATAGCCTGCCAAAGACCCGGCGTACATGCTGGGGAGACGATCTCCGAAAGAGTGCCTGAGGTGTCCATGAAGAAGGTGTGTGGTGTTGTGCTGCTGGGTGTGGTGATGAGCGCGGGATGCCTGCGGGCACAACTGCCGGAGCCGGATGGCGGGACGATCGAGCGGGGAACGCTGCCGGAGCGGTGGTACTCCGAGGGGCCGAAGTGCATGCAGATCCCGGAGTGGCAGGTGCAGGAGTACAACCCGAACTTCTTCATCATGCGGCAGTCGCCGTGCACGGACTATGAGAAGCCGTTTGTGTTTCTGTTCTTCGGCAAAGAGAAGGCGATGCTAATCGATACAGGGTCGCGGAATGGGAACATTGCGCCTTCGCTGCGTTGGGTGGTGAAGAACTGGCTGACGCGGAATGGGCGCACGAGCATCCCGCTGCTGGTGGTGCATACGCATCCGCATGGCGACCATATCGCGGGCGATAAAGAGATCCAGGCGATGAACGATCCGGCGATGCCTGTGACGTTTCTGGCGGCGAATGACCAGCAGGCGACGATGACGTTTTATGGGATTACGAGCTGGCCAGATGGGATTGGGAAGATCGATTTAGGCGATCGGGTGATCGATGTGATCCCGATACCGGGGCACAGCGCGATGAGCGTCGCGTTCTATGACCGGAGGACTGCAATTCTGCTGTCGGGGGACAGCCTGTATCCGGGGCGGTTGTATGTGCAGGACTTTGCGGCGTTCCAGGCGAGCACGGAGCGGATGATCGCGTTTACGAAGGGCAAGCCGGTGGCGCACATCCTGGGCAACCACATTGAGGAGACCGACACGCCGTTCCTGGATTATCCGGTGGGGACGATCTACCAGCCGCATGAGCATGAGCTGGCGCTGTCGCGCGGATCACTGCTGGAGCTGGAGGATGCGCTGGTGAGCATGCACGGCGTGCCGCAGCGGATGGCGTTGCGGGATTTTTCGGTGTGGCCTTCAGGGCGGCAGTTTGCGAAGCCGGGCGACCGCGAGGCCATGCAGAAGCGCGAGAAGGAGCAGAAGGCGACGATGTGGGACCACACGGTTGAGCCGCAGTAGCAGGGGCTGCGCTCTACTTGGCGGAGGTGCTGTAGAAGGTGGGGTTGCCGAGAGTGCCTGCTTTGGGGAGATGGCGGATATAGAGGACCATCTGCCACATCTCGTCGTTGGCGAAGTCGCCGTCGGAGGCGGGCATGCCGGAGGGGTAGATGCCGTTCTTGATGATGGAGTGGAGCTGGCCGTCGGTGTACTGCTGGACCTCGGGCGAGGTGAGCAGAGGGACGGGTGGCGAGAGCTCTTTGGCGAAGGGGACGCCGGTGTTCTGGCCGTCGTTGCCGTGACAGACGCTGCAGTAAGAGGTGAAGAGGTCCTGCCCGGCGGCGATGTTCTTTGCGCTGGCCTTGAGCGGGTTCACGTCCTTTTTGCCGCCGACGGTGATGTGGTGCTTGGTGAAATAGGCGACGTTGGTCTCAAAGTGCGAGGGTGGCGTGGCGCGGCAACCGGCGAGAGCGAGGGATGTGGTGAGGAGAAGCGTGGGTGTGAAGCGAGAGTTCATACTGGTTCCAAAGACAGATGCGGGGGTTTCTCCGCTGCGCATCGCGGTGAAGCTGCGATGCTTCGGTCGAAATGACAGACCTTATCTTACGGAAGGCCGCCAGAGATAGAACGGGCGGCCTGAAAGCGAGGATACCTCGTTTGCAGGCCGCCCGGGTTGTGTGACCGTTTAGGCGATGATGTCGTGGACGACATTGCCGGCGACGTCAGTGAGGCGGAAGTCGCGGCCGCTGGAGCGGAAGGTGAGCTTGGTGTGGTCGATGCCCATGAGGTAGAGGATGGTGGCGTGGATGTCGTGGACGTGGACAGGCTTGTCGACGACCTTCCAGCCGAAGTCATCGGTTTCACCGTAGGTCATGCCGCCCTTGATGCCGCCGCCGGCGAGCCACATGGTGAAGCCGTGGGGGTTGTGGTCACGGCCTGCGTGGGTGCCCGCGCCGCCGAGCTCGACGACCGGGGTGCGGCCGAACTCTGAACCGCAGACGATGATGGTTTCGTCGAGAAGGCCGCGGCCCTTGAGGTCCTTGATGAGAGCGGCGAAGGGCTGGTCGGAGTCCTTGGCGTTCTTGCGGTGCGCCTGGATGTCCTGGTGCGCATCCCACGGATCGCCTGCGGCGTAGTAGACCTGCACCATGCGGACGCCCTTTTCTACGAGGCGCGCGGCGGTGAGGCAGCCGCGAGCCGTGGAGCCTTCACCGTACATCTTGATGGTGGCTTCGGACTCCTTGCGGACGTCGAAGACTTCGGGCGCTTCGGTCTGCATGCGGTAGGCAGTCTCCATCGAGGCGATGGTGGACTCGAACTGGGGGTCGGCGTCGGTGGTGCTGGCGCCGTAGGTCTCCTGCTCGTTGAGCGCATCGAGCTTCTTGACGAGGTCGAGCTCCTTGCGCTGGTGCGTGAGATCGTAGTTGGAGTTATGGATGTCGGGGATGAGCTTGTAGGGATCGAAGTCCTTCTGGCTCGTGTCGTCGGTGACGTAGGTGGCCTGGTTGACGGCGGGCAGGAAGCCTGCTGACCATAACGGCGGGCCGACGGTGGTGGGCACGCGCGGACAGAGGACGACGAAGCCGGGAAGGTTCTTGTTCTCCGTGCCGAGGCCGTAGGTGAGCCATGAACCCATGGACGGGCGGCCGATGATGTTCGCGCCGGTGTTCATCATGATGAGCGCGGGCTCATGGTTGGGGATCTCGGTGTAGACGGACTTGACGACGCAGATGTCGTCCGCGCAGGCGCCGACGTTGGGGAAGAGCTCCGAGACGTAGAGGCCGTTGTGGCCGTACTGCTTGAACTCAAAGGGCGACTTCATGAGCGAGCCGGTCTTGCGCTCGTGGCCGAGATCGCCGCCGGGCATGGGCTTGCCGTCGTACTGGGCGAGCTTGGGCTTGTAGTCGAAGGAGTCGACCTGCGAGAGGCCACCGTTCATGAAGAGGAAGATGACGTGCTTGGCTTTGGGCTTGAACTTGGGGTCGCGGAGCATCCACGGATTGGTGGCCGCAGTGGTGGCCGCGGCAGAACCCGGATGGCTCTTTTCCATCGCTTCTGCCTGCGCGAGCGATTCGCCGATCATGCTGGCGAAGCTCATCATAGCGAAACCGCCACCAATTTTACGGAGGGCTTCGCGGCGATTTATCGGTTTCGGCTTTTCACAAGACATGTTCCGATCTCCCTGTTCTTCGAA carries:
- a CDS encoding DUF1501 domain-containing protein, which translates into the protein MMSFASMIGESLAQAEAMEKSHPGSAAATTAATNPWMLRDPKFKPKAKHVIFLFMNGGLSQVDSFDYKPKLAQYDGKPMPGGDLGHERKTGSLMKSPFEFKQYGHNGLYVSELFPNVGACADDICVVKSVYTEIPNHEPALIMMNTGANIIGRPSMGSWLTYGLGTENKNLPGFVVLCPRVPTTVGPPLWSAGFLPAVNQATYVTDDTSQKDFDPYKLIPDIHNSNYDLTHQRKELDLVKKLDALNEQETYGASTTDADPQFESTIASMETAYRMQTEAPEVFDVRKESEATIKMYGEGSTARGCLTAARLVEKGVRMVQVYYAAGDPWDAHQDIQAHRKNAKDSDQPFAALIKDLKGRGLLDETIIVCGSEFGRTPVVELGGAGTHAGRDHNPHGFTMWLAGGGIKGGMTYGETDDFGWKVVDKPVHVHDIHATILYLMGIDHTKLTFRSSGRDFRLTDVAGNVVHDIIA